Proteins encoded by one window of Deinococcus sp. KSM4-11:
- a CDS encoding glycosyltransferase, which yields MTDALRWFLTALDLTGVILLAVAFAQMLLAALLPRVRHRPARGGDALHFTFLIPALNEGRVIGATVTTLRTLAPDARVVVIDDGSDDHTAAVVQALAGQDSGIALLRRSLPYARRGKGEALGWATRHLLDRLPTDDLQREIFVVVDADGRITPDLLPEARAAMADPRVVGAQARVRIRPSATGLSVQSVMGRMLEQQQDLEFTVIRSVQRLRHRWHTVGLCGNGQFMRASYLHAQFTRGTPPWPDCLSEDFASGLEMRLASPEHRMVLLEAAVTQQGLPDLRRFLRQRARWAQGTLQCWPYLPRVWQEPMPLRARLDLSYYLLGPWLSGVVTLCLLSQPLRWALHTHGLILNPVIGGGLAVLTTGMQLHWLARYQHEQRLNAAQFVLLLLGQPLYGLVLSASLLLAYRHHVTGRRAWDKTVRHVEAPDALRVGSGD from the coding sequence TTGACTGATGCCCTCCGCTGGTTTCTGACCGCCCTCGATCTGACCGGAGTGATCCTGCTGGCCGTGGCCTTCGCGCAGATGCTGCTCGCGGCCCTGCTGCCCCGCGTGCGCCACCGCCCTGCCCGTGGGGGAGACGCCCTGCACTTCACGTTCCTGATCCCCGCCCTGAACGAGGGGCGCGTGATCGGCGCGACCGTCACGACGCTGCGGACGCTGGCGCCGGACGCGCGGGTGGTCGTGATCGACGACGGCAGCGACGACCACACCGCCGCGGTGGTGCAGGCGCTCGCCGGGCAGGATTCCGGCATAGCCCTTCTGCGCCGCTCCCTGCCCTACGCGCGGCGCGGGAAGGGCGAGGCGCTGGGCTGGGCCACCCGCCACCTGCTCGACCGGCTGCCCACCGATGACCTGCAGCGCGAGATCTTCGTGGTCGTGGACGCTGACGGCCGCATCACTCCGGACCTGCTGCCTGAGGCGAGGGCGGCCATGGCCGATCCGCGCGTGGTGGGCGCGCAGGCGCGCGTACGCATCCGCCCCTCCGCGACGGGCCTGAGCGTGCAGAGCGTCATGGGCCGGATGCTGGAACAGCAGCAGGATCTGGAATTCACCGTGATCCGCTCTGTGCAGCGCCTGCGCCACCGCTGGCATACCGTGGGCCTGTGCGGGAACGGGCAGTTCATGCGGGCGTCGTACCTGCACGCGCAGTTCACCAGGGGCACGCCCCCGTGGCCCGACTGCCTCTCGGAGGATTTCGCCAGCGGTCTGGAGATGCGCCTCGCCTCGCCGGAACACCGCATGGTGCTGCTGGAGGCGGCCGTCACGCAGCAGGGCCTGCCGGACCTGCGGCGCTTCCTGCGGCAACGGGCCCGCTGGGCCCAGGGCACCCTGCAGTGCTGGCCCTACCTGCCGCGCGTGTGGCAGGAGCCCATGCCGCTGCGGGCACGGCTGGATCTGTCGTACTACCTGCTGGGGCCATGGTTGAGCGGCGTGGTGACCCTGTGTCTGCTCTCACAGCCGCTGCGCTGGGCGCTGCACACCCACGGTCTGATCCTGAATCCGGTGATCGGCGGTGGGCTCGCGGTGCTGACCACCGGAATGCAACTGCACTGGCTGGCCCGCTACCAGCACGAGCAGCGCCTGAACGCCGCGCAGTTCGTGCTTCTGCTGCTCGGCCAGCCGCTGTACGGCCTGGTGCTCAGCGCAAGCCTGCTTCTGGCCTACCGCCACCACGTCACGGGCCGCCGCGCGTGGGACAAGACCGTCCGCCATGTCGAGGCCCCGGACGCCCTGCGGGTGGGCAGCGGAGACTGA
- a CDS encoding bifunctional 5,10-methylenetetrahydrofolate dehydrogenase/5,10-methenyltetrahydrofolate cyclohydrolase, which yields MSDTESTGPQAPPLALTGKHLAEDVMAGVRGALAAWAQAPEAFQPQLVSVLASSDPASAVYVDAKARRARKLGVAFRVGDLGAGATQAELHGALDALSADRQVHGIMLELPLAPGLDADEALLHVAHRKDVEGLTPGNLALIAAGREPEALLPPTPRSVRFLLRSVLGDDLRGLRVAVIGPGRTVGRPLAFMLNNRGVTVTVCNEHTRDLRGVLAGVDALVVAVGRAGLLRPEHVQPHHVVIDAGINVKAGGGVEGDAAANLPVRAQSPVPGGVGPLTSALTYQNLVRAVRLQRGEPVE from the coding sequence ATGTCGGACACAGAGAGCACCGGGCCGCAGGCGCCGCCGCTCGCCCTGACGGGCAAGCACCTCGCCGAGGACGTGATGGCGGGCGTCCGGGGAGCGCTAGCGGCGTGGGCGCAGGCCCCGGAGGCGTTCCAGCCGCAGCTGGTGAGCGTGCTGGCGTCGAGCGATCCGGCCTCGGCGGTGTACGTGGACGCCAAGGCGCGGCGGGCACGGAAGCTGGGTGTGGCGTTCCGCGTGGGTGACCTGGGGGCCGGGGCCACGCAGGCGGAGCTGCACGGAGCACTGGACGCCCTCTCGGCCGACCGGCAGGTGCACGGCATCATGCTGGAACTGCCCCTCGCGCCGGGGCTGGACGCCGACGAGGCGCTGCTGCACGTCGCGCACCGCAAGGACGTGGAGGGACTCACGCCCGGCAATCTCGCGCTGATCGCGGCGGGACGCGAGCCCGAGGCGCTGCTGCCGCCCACGCCGCGCTCGGTGCGCTTTCTGCTGCGCAGCGTGCTGGGCGACGACCTGCGCGGCCTGCGGGTGGCGGTGATCGGGCCGGGACGCACGGTGGGCCGTCCGCTGGCCTTCATGCTGAACAACCGGGGCGTGACCGTGACCGTCTGCAACGAGCACACCCGCGACCTGCGCGGCGTGCTGGCCGGAGTGGACGCGCTGGTCGTGGCGGTGGGTCGCGCGGGCCTGCTGCGCCCGGAGCACGTGCAGCCGCATCATGTCGTCATTGATGCCGGCATCAACGTCAAGGCCGGTGGCGGGGTGGAGGGCGACGCGGCGGCGAACCTGCCGGTACGGGCCCAGTCGCCCGTGCCGGGCGGCGTGGGGCCGCTCACCAGCGCATTGACGTACCAGAACCTCGTGCGGGCCGTGCGGCTCCAGCGGGGCGAACCCGTCGAGTAG
- the purH gene encoding bifunctional phosphoribosylaminoimidazolecarboxamide formyltransferase/IMP cyclohydrolase, with protein sequence MARRALISVSDKTGVIEFARQLEQRGWEILSTGGTYASITGAGIPARQVSDVTGFPEMLDGRVKTLHPAIHGGILARREEDHLGQLQEHGIGTIDLVCVNLYPFRETVARGAPFDEVVENIDIGGPAMIRSAAKNHAGVLVLVDPADYPVALQDEVSETDRKRLAAKAYRHTSEYDAAITAYLEGTSDELPTSLPHTLTLNLEKTAEVRYGENPHQPGAIYRLGSARGPVIDARVVAGKPMSFNNFTDADAAWTLCQELSAQESALPEHAAVCVAVKHANPCGVALAADVKTAWERARDADTLSVFGGVVAVNRPVDLVAAQSMRGTFLEVLIAPDVTAEAIAWFTEKKPDLRVLIAGPSEHVSVLDVRPLTGGFAVQEKDARPWDDLCPETVTTREPTKQEWLDLRFAWATVKHARSNAVVIAKGGVTVGLGAGAVSRIWAAERAVANAGENARGAVLASEAFFPFDDVVRLAAQAGVTAILQPGGAKRDPEVIAACNELGLSMVFTGSRHFKH encoded by the coding sequence ATGGCGAGACGGGCCCTGATTTCCGTGAGCGACAAGACCGGCGTGATCGAATTCGCGCGGCAGCTCGAGCAGCGCGGCTGGGAGATCCTCAGCACCGGCGGCACCTACGCCTCGATCACGGGCGCGGGCATTCCCGCGCGGCAGGTGAGCGACGTGACCGGCTTCCCGGAGATGCTGGACGGCCGCGTGAAGACGCTGCATCCGGCCATCCACGGCGGCATCCTGGCCCGGCGCGAAGAGGATCACCTGGGGCAGCTTCAGGAGCACGGGATCGGCACCATCGATCTGGTGTGCGTGAACCTGTACCCGTTCCGGGAGACGGTGGCGCGCGGCGCTCCCTTCGACGAGGTCGTGGAGAACATCGACATCGGTGGCCCCGCCATGATCCGCTCGGCGGCGAAGAACCACGCGGGCGTGCTGGTGCTGGTCGATCCGGCGGATTACCCCGTGGCCCTTCAGGACGAGGTCTCGGAGACCGACCGCAAGCGTCTGGCCGCCAAGGCCTACCGGCACACCAGCGAGTACGACGCCGCCATCACCGCGTATCTGGAAGGCACCTCCGACGAGCTGCCGACCAGCCTGCCGCACACGCTGACGCTGAACCTGGAGAAGACCGCCGAGGTGCGCTACGGCGAGAACCCGCACCAGCCCGGCGCGATCTACCGCCTGGGCAGCGCGAGGGGGCCGGTCATCGACGCGCGGGTGGTGGCGGGCAAACCCATGAGCTTCAACAACTTCACGGACGCCGACGCCGCGTGGACGCTGTGCCAGGAACTCTCGGCGCAGGAATCGGCTCTGCCGGAGCACGCGGCCGTGTGCGTGGCCGTCAAGCATGCCAATCCCTGCGGCGTGGCGCTGGCCGCCGACGTGAAGACGGCGTGGGAACGCGCCCGCGACGCGGACACCCTGAGCGTGTTCGGCGGCGTGGTCGCCGTGAACCGCCCGGTGGATCTGGTGGCGGCGCAGAGCATGCGCGGCACCTTCCTGGAAGTGCTGATCGCGCCGGACGTGACGGCCGAGGCCATCGCGTGGTTCACCGAGAAGAAACCCGACCTGCGCGTGCTGATCGCCGGCCCCAGCGAGCACGTGAGTGTGCTGGACGTGCGGCCTCTGACCGGGGGCTTCGCCGTGCAGGAGAAGGACGCCCGCCCGTGGGACGACCTCTGCCCGGAAACAGTGACCACCCGTGAACCGACCAAGCAGGAGTGGCTCGACCTGCGCTTCGCGTGGGCGACCGTGAAGCACGCCCGCAGCAACGCGGTCGTGATCGCCAAAGGCGGCGTGACCGTGGGCCTGGGCGCAGGGGCCGTGAGCCGCATCTGGGCCGCCGAGCGCGCCGTGGCGAACGCGGGCGAGAACGCGCGGGGCGCGGTGCTCGCTTCCGAGGCCTTCTTCCCCTTCGACGATGTGGTGCGCCTCGCCGCCCAGGCGGGCGTGACGGCCATCCTGCAACCCGGCGGCGCCAAGCGTGACCCCGAGGTCATCGCCGCGTGCAACGAGCTGGGCCTGAGCATGGTGTTCACGGGCTCGCGGCACTTCAAGCACTGA
- a CDS encoding RidA family protein gives MTDTPSLRFIHAPSIGSPTGYSHAAEVRGGRTVYFSGQIALDADGNVVGAGNFEAQARQVFRNLGLVLDAAGLDFGAVVKLTIFLTETAHLQTFRPDSRRVRESGRPAREHAGEGGWARSS, from the coding sequence ATGACCGACACCCCCAGCCTTCGGTTCATCCACGCGCCCTCCATCGGGAGCCCCACCGGCTACTCGCACGCGGCCGAGGTGCGCGGTGGACGCACGGTGTACTTCTCCGGGCAGATTGCGCTCGATGCGGACGGGAACGTGGTCGGCGCCGGGAATTTCGAGGCCCAGGCGCGGCAGGTGTTCCGCAACCTGGGCCTCGTACTGGACGCCGCTGGTCTGGACTTCGGCGCAGTCGTGAAGCTCACCATCTTCCTCACGGAGACCGCGCACCTCCAGACCTTTCGGCCGGATTCGCGACGAGTTCGCGAATCCGGCCGCCCCGCCCGCGAGCACGCTGGTGAAGGTGGCTGGGCTCGTTCTTCCTGA
- a CDS encoding helix-turn-helix domain-containing protein, producing MSTEHTGFCPVYRAIGVLQEKWVLHIVRSLLDGEKGFNELARAVGGCNSATLTQRLEHLEGLQIISKRTEDSHGKLARSVYSLTPAGRQLQSVIDAIDAWGRDHLLPPLPEAQSA from the coding sequence ATGAGCACTGAACACACTGGATTCTGCCCGGTCTACCGGGCAATCGGGGTGTTGCAGGAGAAGTGGGTGCTGCACATCGTCCGCTCCCTGCTGGATGGTGAAAAGGGCTTCAATGAACTGGCCCGCGCGGTCGGCGGCTGCAACAGCGCCACCCTCACCCAACGGCTGGAGCACCTCGAAGGCCTGCAGATCATCTCCAAGCGCACCGAGGACAGCCACGGCAAACTCGCCCGCAGCGTCTACTCCCTGACCCCGGCTGGACGGCAGCTGCAGTCGGTGATCGACGCCATCGACGCCTGGGGCCGCGACCACCTCCTGCCCCCCCTTCCCGAAGCGCAGAGCGCGTGA
- a CDS encoding nitroreductase family protein gives MTTSTEVRPTTTLPVAEAIQTRRSIRKFVQEPMNQDDLREILRLASLAPTANNVQPTRFAVIQSKDLQQKLQDVSYNQSQVTSAPAVIVVYSDMEDVLANAEQNFPASMGEEQVKTRAEGLRAQFGAQDVAQRGQWALTQANIAFGFLMLAARGKGYDTVPMLGFQPDKVKELLGLPEHVQFAGLLPIGKRDEEGFPHHRHNVDRITTFY, from the coding sequence ATGACGACCTCCACCGAAGTCCGCCCCACGACCACCCTTCCTGTTGCTGAGGCCATCCAGACCCGCCGCAGCATCCGCAAGTTCGTGCAGGAACCCATGAACCAGGACGACCTGCGCGAGATCCTGCGCCTCGCCAGCCTGGCCCCCACCGCCAACAACGTCCAGCCCACCCGTTTCGCCGTGATCCAGAGCAAGGATCTGCAGCAGAAACTCCAGGACGTCAGCTACAACCAGAGCCAGGTCACCAGCGCCCCCGCCGTGATCGTTGTGTACTCCGACATGGAAGACGTGCTCGCCAACGCCGAACAGAACTTCCCCGCCAGCATGGGCGAGGAGCAGGTCAAGACCCGTGCGGAGGGCCTGCGCGCCCAGTTCGGTGCCCAGGACGTCGCCCAGCGCGGCCAGTGGGCCCTGACCCAGGCGAACATCGCCTTCGGCTTCCTGATGCTCGCCGCCCGGGGTAAGGGCTACGACACCGTGCCCATGCTCGGCTTCCAGCCGGACAAGGTCAAGGAACTCCTGGGCCTGCCCGAGCACGTCCAGTTCGCCGGCCTGCTGCCCATCGGCAAGCGTGACGAAGAAGGCTTCCCCCACCACCGTCACAACGTCGACCGCATCACGACGTTCTACTGA
- a CDS encoding zinc-binding dehydrogenase — MSTELTDQAIIVHAFGGPDVLKWEQRPLPQPGPGQVRVRVTVTGVNYADLLARQGKYGTSQPPFTPGLDAVGVVDALGEGVTTPTVGQRVAVYPVGGGYATHVLASAALCLPLPDSVPDEAAAALTMLATAYGILTTAADLHRGETVLIHAAGGGVGHLAVQYARALGAGRIIGVVGSDARAAFIRGLGVDDVINRHHEDFAACVQELTAGRGVDVILDSIGGDTAERGAGVLARFGRLVTYGHAGGTPGRIPTAPLHRECRAVVGYSNGTLRQHRPEQARQTTLEALEYLRRGDVTVTIGARVPLAEAARAHSLVESGTVDGKVLLTPG, encoded by the coding sequence ATGAGCACTGAACTGACGGATCAGGCGATCATCGTCCACGCCTTCGGCGGCCCCGACGTGCTGAAGTGGGAGCAGCGGCCCCTGCCCCAGCCGGGCCCCGGTCAGGTGCGCGTGCGCGTCACGGTCACCGGCGTGAACTACGCCGATCTGCTCGCGCGCCAGGGGAAATACGGCACCAGCCAGCCGCCATTCACACCCGGCCTGGACGCGGTGGGCGTGGTGGACGCACTGGGCGAGGGGGTGACCACCCCGACGGTCGGCCAGCGGGTCGCGGTCTACCCGGTGGGTGGCGGCTATGCCACGCACGTCCTCGCCAGCGCCGCGCTGTGTCTGCCCCTGCCGGACAGCGTGCCGGACGAAGCGGCCGCCGCCCTGACCATGCTCGCCACCGCCTACGGCATCCTGACCACCGCGGCCGACCTGCACCGGGGCGAGACGGTGCTCATCCATGCGGCCGGGGGGGGCGTCGGGCACCTGGCCGTGCAGTACGCCCGCGCCCTGGGGGCCGGGCGGATCATCGGCGTGGTCGGCAGCGACGCCCGCGCCGCGTTCATCCGCGGTCTCGGCGTGGACGACGTGATCAACCGCCACCACGAGGATTTTGCCGCGTGCGTTCAGGAACTCACGGCTGGGCGGGGCGTGGACGTGATCCTCGACTCCATCGGCGGCGACACGGCCGAGCGGGGCGCAGGCGTCCTGGCGCGCTTTGGACGGCTCGTGACCTACGGGCACGCGGGCGGCACGCCGGGCCGGATTCCCACCGCGCCCCTGCACCGCGAGTGCCGCGCCGTGGTGGGCTACAGCAACGGCACCCTGCGCCAGCACCGCCCCGAACAGGCCCGCCAGACCACGCTGGAGGCGCTGGAGTACCTCCGGCGCGGCGACGTGACCGTGACCATCGGAGCGCGCGTTCCCCTGGCCGAGGCCGCTCGAGCGCACAGCCTCGTGGAATCCGGAACCGTGGATGGCAAGGTGCTCCTCACGCCCGGGTGA